From a single Brassica rapa cultivar Chiifu-401-42 chromosome A01, CAAS_Brap_v3.01, whole genome shotgun sequence genomic region:
- the LOC103861203 gene encoding probable WRKY transcription factor 29: MDEGDLKAVVIGYSSSSDVFSGKSSDEFSPSFCLPIETASLYEQEAEKIGLDELGVLYKPFYPSSTQTLTNSVSVPEDSRCFRDDKKQRTHGCLLASGSRVNRIRIPESWKSKKNQQKRVVEQVNEENLLSDAWAWRKYGQKPIKGSPYPRSYYRCSSSKGCLARKQVERNPQKPEKFTITYTNEHDHEIPTRRNSLAGTTRAKSSKPKPCITKKSGKQVVSSPTSNPVITSGDESSVVVQATEVAEMSTYLTTGEIEGTSKSLPTDLSSDTGHIPSGFDEILNSPEFINGYLWDY; this comes from the exons ATGGACGAAGGAGACCTGAAAGCAGTAGTCATAGGCTACTCTAGCTCCTCTGATGTATTTTCCGGCAAAAGCTCCGATGAATTTTCACCTTCGTTTTGTCTTCCGATTGAGACAGCTAGTTTATACGAACAGGAGGCGGAGAAAATCGGTTTAGACGAACTCGGTGTACTATACAAGCCCTTTTACCCTAGCTCCACACAAACCCTCACGAACTCCGTCTCTGTTCCGGAAGATTCAAGATGTTTCCGAGATGATAAGAAACAACGCACACATGGTTGTCTTCTAGCGAGCGGATCAAGGGTTAACCGCATCCGAATCCCTGAATCATGGAAGAG CAAGAAGAACCAACAGAAGAGAGTTGTTGAGCAAGTGAATGAAGAGAATCTGCTGTCGGACGCATGGGCATGGCGTAAATACGGGCAGAAACCCATCAAAGGATCTCCATACCCAAG gAGTTATTACAGGTGCAGCAGCTCAAAGGGATGTTTAGCAAGAAAACAAGTCGAAAGAAATCCTCAGAAACCGGAAAAGTTCACCATAACATACACGAATGAGCACGATCACGAGATACCAACCCGAAGAAACTCATTAGCTGGTACAACCAGAGCAAAATCTTCCAAACCTAAACCGTGCATAACCAAAAAATCAGGCAAGCAAGTGGTTTCTTCTCCTACAAGTAACCCCGTGATCACATCCGGTGATGAATCGTCTGTTGTGGTTCAAGCCACGGAGGTTGCAGAAATGAGTACCTACCTAACAACCGGAGAAATCGAGGGCACGAGTAAGAGTTTACCAACGGATTTGTCGTCGGATACGGGACATATTCCGAGTGGTTTCGATGAAATATTGAATAGCCCAGAGTTCATCAATGGGTACTTATGGGATTACTAG
- the LOC103861213 gene encoding endoglucanase 20, whose product MGKLLVIMLVCIFMAFQSLEALDYGDALNKSILFFEGQRSGKLPVNQRVTWRADSALSDGKPDNVNLIGGYYDAGDNVKFVWPMSFTTTLLSWAAIEYQNEISSLNQLSYLRSSIKWATDFIILAHASPTTLYTQVGDGNSDHSCWERPEDMDTARTLYKINSSSPGSEAAGEAAAALSSAALVFKTVDSNYSSKLLSHAKSLFEFADQYRGSYQASCPFYCSYSGYQDELLWAAAWLYKATGENKYISYVISNQDWSQAVNEFSWDNKFAGAQALLASEFYKGKNDLGKFKNDVESFVCALMPGSSSQQIEPTPGGLLFTRDSSNLQYVTTAITVLFHYSKTITQARIGSIQCGSTQFTVSQIQNFAKSQVDYILGNNPMKMSYMVGYGNKYPTQPHHRGSSLPSIKSKPEKIDCNGGYSYYNSDQPNPNVHTGAIVGGPDSSDQFSDERSDYSHAEPTTYINAAFIGPVAALIGLNSN is encoded by the exons ATGGGCAAGCTCTTGGTGATAATGCTAGTTTGTATTTTCATGGCTTTCCAAAGCTTGGAAGCTCTTGATTATGGAGATGCACTAAACAAGTCCATTTTGTTCTTTGAAGGCCAACGATCCGGTAAACTACCGGTGAACCAACGTGTTACATGGCGAGCCGATTCTGCCCTCTCCGACGGTAAACCGGATAAT GTGAATTTGATTGGAGGGTACTACGATGCCGGTGACAATGTAAAATTTGTGTGGCCAATGTCATTTACCACAACCTTATTAAGTTGGGCCGCCATTGAATACCAAAATGAAATTTCATCCCTAAACCAACTCAGTTATCTTCGCTCTTCTATCAAATGGGCAACCGATTTTATCATCCTTGCTCATGCTTCCCCCACCACTCTATATACACAG GTAGGAGATGGAAATTCAGATCATAGTTGCTGGGAGAGACCAGAAGATATGGACACAGCCAGAACTCTCTACAAGATAAATTCTTCTTCCCCTGGCTCTGAAGCGGCCGGTGAAGCCGCAGCCGCGCTTTCCTCTGCAGCACTTGTTTTCAAAACGGTCGACTCTAATTATTCATCCAAGCTACTAAGCCATGCAAAATCC CTATTTGAATTTGCTGATCAGTACAGAGGCTCTTATCAAGCCTCATGCCCTTTCTACTGCTCATACTCAGGCTACCAG gaCGAGTTATTGTGGGCTGCGGCTTGGCTATACAAAGCAACAGgagaaaataaatacataagtTATGTAATAAGCAATCAAGATTGGAGCCAAGCCGTGAATGAATTCAGCTGGGACAATAAGTTTGCCGGAGCTCAGGCTTTACTCGCATCG GAGTTTTACAAAGGGAAAAATGACTTGGGAAAATTTAAGAATGATGTTGAGTCATTCGTATGTGCATTGATGCCAGGAAGTAGCTCTCAACAAATTGAACCAACTCCTG GTGGCCTTTTGTTTACTAGAGACAGCAGCAACCTACAATATGTAACAACGGCAATAACGGTTTTGTTCCATTACTCAAAAACTATAACACAAGCCCGGATTGGTTCAATACAGTGCGGATCAACCCAGTTCACGGTATCTCAAATTCAGAATTTCGCTAAATCGCAG GTGGATTACATCCTTGGAAACAATCCAATGAAAATGTCTTACATGGTCGGATACGGGAACAAGTACCCAACACAGCCACATCATAGAGGCTCATCTTTACCGTCAATCAAATCTAAACCGGAGAAAATCGACTGCAATGGAGGATATTCATACTACAATTCTGATCAACCAAACCCGAATGTCCATACGGGTGCAATTGTGGGCGGACCGGATTCATCAGACCAGTTTAGCGACGAAAGATCAGACTACTCGCATGCAGAGCCCACAACTTACATCAACGCCGCCTTTATTGGACCTGTAGCTGCTCTGATTGGCCTGAATTCCAACTAG